A genomic segment from uncultured Vibrio sp. encodes:
- a CDS encoding hybrid-cluster NAD(P)-dependent oxidoreductase, protein MSQPTLSQINVFPVKSVGGVALSSAWVEKQGLSFDRRFMIAKADGSMITARKYPQMVMVKSAILADGVVFSALGMQPLKIRYQDFKMQETSATVWNDTFTAYTTTDDADDWFTSVLGQRVELLFCGEQSNRVRDKFGHNVSFADGYPVLVISQASLDELNKRSSEQHSMEQFRTNLVVADTKPFEEDSWKRIRIGEVEFESLKPCERCILTTVNTQRGTFRESKEPLKTLQQFRANERGGVFFGQNLVARNEGIIRQGDKVEVLEYKEPEFYEDNSPVRLTLTCVEREEIAQDFVTFWLEPSKGQLPNYLPGQHLPIDVEVDGKKVGRRYTLSSSPSRPGRYAVSVKRISGGRVSNALLDNLQVGDVLDAEKPDGEFHLKPHHTQRLLLLSAGSGVTPMLSMVRYLADNNQLDDVVFYHQCRTEKDIPCRAELEQLKREHPGLEVKFCLTQPAIDWFGLKGRLSLSHIKQIKDAEQRQVFVCGPDGFMQKAKNLLQRKGLAEDHYHQEAFGVMPVKAKPEKSIEIEFNGSTFTGNNQKTLLDQLEDAGKEISNSCRAGLCGSCKVQLKSGKVDHPHVPALSDEERAMGTVLACCAVPETDVTVTD, encoded by the coding sequence ATGTCACAACCCACTTTATCGCAAATAAATGTCTTTCCGGTTAAATCAGTTGGAGGGGTAGCTCTCTCGTCTGCATGGGTAGAAAAGCAAGGCTTAAGCTTTGACCGCCGTTTTATGATCGCCAAAGCGGACGGTTCCATGATCACCGCAAGGAAATATCCTCAGATGGTGATGGTGAAATCAGCGATACTCGCCGATGGTGTGGTGTTTAGCGCCCTAGGTATGCAACCGCTTAAAATCCGCTACCAAGATTTCAAAATGCAGGAAACGTCGGCAACAGTTTGGAATGACACGTTTACCGCCTACACCACAACCGATGACGCTGATGACTGGTTTACCAGTGTATTGGGGCAGCGAGTCGAGTTGCTTTTCTGTGGTGAGCAATCGAATCGAGTACGAGATAAGTTCGGGCATAATGTGAGCTTTGCTGACGGTTATCCGGTTTTGGTCATCAGTCAGGCTTCTCTCGATGAGTTGAACAAGCGAAGCTCTGAGCAGCACTCAATGGAGCAGTTCCGTACCAATCTGGTCGTCGCTGATACAAAGCCATTTGAAGAGGATTCTTGGAAACGAATTCGTATCGGCGAGGTGGAATTCGAGTCACTCAAGCCCTGTGAGCGTTGTATTCTTACGACGGTCAATACGCAAAGAGGTACGTTCCGCGAGAGTAAAGAGCCACTGAAGACGTTACAACAGTTCCGAGCCAATGAGCGGGGAGGGGTCTTTTTTGGGCAAAACCTCGTGGCGCGTAATGAAGGTATTATTCGCCAAGGCGATAAAGTCGAAGTACTGGAATACAAAGAACCTGAGTTTTATGAGGACAACTCACCAGTGCGTTTGACGTTAACTTGCGTCGAACGTGAAGAAATCGCGCAAGACTTTGTGACGTTTTGGTTGGAACCAAGCAAAGGTCAGTTACCGAATTACTTACCAGGTCAGCACTTGCCGATAGATGTTGAGGTGGATGGCAAAAAAGTTGGTCGACGTTATACGCTCTCTTCCAGCCCTTCTCGTCCGGGGCGTTATGCTGTTTCAGTTAAGCGAATTTCTGGTGGGCGAGTGTCGAATGCGCTGCTGGATAATCTTCAGGTTGGTGACGTATTAGATGCGGAAAAGCCTGATGGGGAATTTCATCTTAAACCTCACCATACACAACGTCTGTTATTACTTTCTGCAGGTAGCGGTGTCACGCCGATGTTGTCGATGGTACGTTATTTAGCCGATAACAACCAATTAGATGATGTTGTGTTCTACCATCAATGTCGCACGGAAAAAGACATTCCTTGCCGAGCGGAACTGGAGCAATTGAAACGAGAACATCCTGGGCTGGAGGTTAAGTTTTGTCTGACTCAACCAGCGATAGATTGGTTTGGACTGAAAGGGCGACTTAGCCTTTCACACATCAAACAGATTAAAGATGCCGAACAGCGCCAAGTATTTGTTTGTGGTCCCGATGGCTTTATGCAGAAAGCGAAGAACCTATTGCAGAGGAAAGGGCTCGCAGAAGATCATTACCACCAAGAAGCATTTGGCGTGATGCCTGTGAAGGCAAAACCAGAGAAAAGCATCGAAATCGAGTTCAACGGTTCTACATTCACGGGTAATAATCAGAAAACGCTTCTTGATCAACTTGAAGACGCAGGGAAGGAAATCAGCAATAGTTGTCGTGCCGGGTTATGTGGTTCTTGTAAAGTGCAATTAAAGTCAGGAAAAGTCGACCATCCGCATGTTCCAGCGTTAAGCGATGAAGAACGAGCTATGGGGACGGTATTAGCGTGCTGCGCGGTTCCCGAAACTGATGTTACGGTGACTGACTAG
- a CDS encoding YqaE/Pmp3 family membrane protein, protein MDTRKLVLILLCIFLPPVAVYMERGFNKDFFINLILTFFFFLPGTIHALWLTMK, encoded by the coding sequence ATGGATACTAGAAAACTCGTTCTCATTTTACTGTGTATCTTTCTTCCACCTGTCGCGGTGTACATGGAAAGAGGGTTCAATAAAGACTTCTTCATCAACTTGATCCTAACCTTTTTCTTTTTCCTGCCGGGTACAATTCATGCGCTTTGGTTAACCATGAAATAA
- the pyrC gene encoding dihydroorotase: protein MTTLTITRPDDWHVHLRDGEVLKDTVRDISRYNGRALIMPNTVPPVTNTEMALAYRDRILKEQHGEQFEPLMSLYLTDNTTPDEIRAAKATGKIVAAKLYPAGATTNSDSGVTNAKNIYHVLEAMEEVGMLLLVHGEVTHHDVDIFDREKEFLDTVLAPIVNDFPNLKIVLEHITTADAANFVNNASDNVAATITAHHLLFNRNHMLVGGIKPHFYCLPILKRNTHQQALIEAATSGSKKFFLGTDSAPHAKGAKESACGCAGSYTAHAAVELYAEVFDKEGKLENLEAFASFNGPDFYGIARNTDTITLEKASWDVPETMPFGNDIVVPIRANEQIEWQVK from the coding sequence ATGACAACACTGACTATTACTCGTCCTGACGACTGGCACGTTCACTTACGCGATGGGGAAGTCCTTAAAGACACCGTTCGCGATATCAGCCGCTACAACGGTCGCGCACTGATCATGCCAAACACCGTCCCACCTGTTACCAACACTGAAATGGCGCTAGCCTACCGAGATAGAATCCTTAAAGAACAACACGGCGAGCAATTTGAACCATTAATGTCGCTGTACCTTACCGACAACACCACGCCAGACGAAATTCGTGCCGCAAAAGCAACTGGCAAAATTGTTGCAGCAAAACTTTACCCAGCAGGCGCAACCACCAACTCAGACTCTGGCGTGACCAATGCAAAGAACATCTACCACGTTCTGGAAGCAATGGAAGAAGTCGGCATGCTACTGTTGGTTCATGGTGAAGTTACGCATCACGATGTTGATATCTTCGACCGTGAAAAAGAGTTCCTTGATACGGTTCTTGCTCCTATCGTTAATGATTTCCCAAATCTAAAAATTGTTCTGGAACACATCACCACCGCTGACGCAGCTAACTTCGTAAACAACGCGTCTGATAACGTTGCGGCGACAATCACTGCTCACCACCTACTTTTCAACCGCAACCACATGCTTGTCGGTGGCATTAAGCCTCATTTCTACTGTCTGCCAATCCTGAAGCGCAATACCCACCAGCAAGCGCTGATTGAAGCGGCAACAAGCGGTAGTAAGAAGTTCTTCCTGGGTACAGATTCAGCGCCACACGCAAAAGGTGCGAAAGAATCGGCTTGTGGCTGTGCGGGTTCATACACCGCACACGCAGCCGTTGAGCTTTATGCTGAGGTATTCGACAAAGAAGGTAAACTGGAAAACCTGGAAGCATTTGCAAGCTTCAATGGCCCAGATTTCTACGGTATTGCTCGTAACACCGACACAATTACCTTAGAAAAAGCCTCTTGGGATGTGCCAGAAACAATGCCGTTTGGCAATGACATCGTTGTGCCTATCCGTGCAAACGAACAGATTGAATGGCAAGTTAAATAA